TGGCGCAAGTCCACCTACAGCGACGGCAGTGGCGGCAACTGCCTCGAAGTCCTCGACGGCGTCCCCGAGATCGTCCCCGTCCGCGACTCCAAGGTGCCCGACGGCCCGGCGCTGGTGTTCCGCGCAGCGACCTGGTCGACCTTCGTGGCCGAACTGAAGAGGTCCTGAGCAGAGCACCTTGTGCAGCGGAACACGTACGGCCCGCCGGGCGAATGCTCGGCGGGCCGTGTCGTGTCGGGATGGTTCGGCGTCAGCTCCGGGCCGCGCGGCGGCGGACCAGCAGGATCGCGCCGGCACCGGCGGCAACGATCGCGGCAGCCGCGCCCGCCAGGGGCAGAGTCGAACCGGAGCCG
This genomic interval from Streptomyces sp. NBC_00464 contains the following:
- a CDS encoding DUF397 domain-containing protein, which produces MKLSDSDYDLSTATWHKSSYSGGSGGDCLEVATWRKSTYSDGSGGNCLEVLDGVPEIVPVRDSKVPDGPALVFRAATWSTFVAELKRS